A single Desulfovibrio gilichinskyi DNA region contains:
- a CDS encoding FtsB family cell division protein, with protein MLRRRFLLGLLVLINVVLILRLGFSEQGYFGYRELDQKVQELELRIENADNRTLELSREIRRLKSDKAYQEKIIRNRMNYVKENELLYIFPESGELKPQGETTDAKQN; from the coding sequence GTGCTGAGGCGTAGATTTTTGTTAGGGCTTCTAGTTTTGATAAATGTTGTTTTGATTTTACGTCTCGGCTTTAGCGAGCAGGGTTATTTCGGGTACCGCGAACTGGATCAAAAAGTTCAGGAACTCGAACTGAGAATTGAAAATGCTGATAACCGTACTCTTGAATTAAGCAGAGAAATCAGACGTTTAAAATCTGATAAAGCTTATCAGGAGAAAATTATACGTAACCGTATGAATTATGTTAAAGAGAATGAATTGTTATATATTTTCCCCGAAAGCGGGGAGTTAAAGCCACAGGGAGAAACTACAGATGCAAAGCAAAATTGA
- the pgsA gene encoding CDP-diacylglycerol--glycerol-3-phosphate 3-phosphatidyltransferase, with product MFNLANSLTLGRIFTVPVIVVLLYFPNQVTMFLAALMFFIASLTDIFDGIIARRQNQVTSLGKFLDPLADKLLISSTLVMLTQLGYVAGWISVVIICRELIITGLRAIAMDMGLVLAADKFGKMKTMAQSLALGPLLLNYSYFGVDMHALGTWILYVALALTVFSGGNYMYNLHKIWLTSE from the coding sequence ATGTTCAATCTCGCTAATTCCCTGACTCTTGGACGCATTTTTACTGTACCAGTAATAGTGGTCCTTCTTTATTTTCCTAACCAGGTAACGATGTTTCTTGCAGCTTTGATGTTTTTTATAGCATCGCTGACAGATATTTTTGACGGCATAATCGCGCGTCGGCAAAATCAGGTAACATCACTTGGTAAATTTTTAGATCCATTAGCGGATAAACTTTTAATAAGTTCTACTTTAGTAATGCTCACACAGCTCGGTTATGTGGCCGGTTGGATAAGTGTTGTCATTATCTGCCGTGAACTTATCATCACAGGGCTGCGCGCTATTGCCATGGATATGGGGTTGGTCCTTGCCGCTGATAAATTCGGCAAGATGAAAACTATGGCGCAAAGTCTGGCTTTAGGTCCGCTTTTGCTCAATTATTCTTATTTCGGGGTGGATATGCACGCCCTCGGAACATGGATTCTATATGTGGCATTAGCATTGACTGTCTTTTCCGGTGGTAATTATATGTACAATTTGCATAAAATTTGGTTAACTAGCGAATAA
- a CDS encoding protein-L-isoaspartate(D-aspartate) O-methyltransferase gives MRIDPKFSRAKMVEEQIVARGVVDQNVLSAMRKIPRHLFVQGALADRAYADSALPIGEGQTISQPFIVAFMSELLQIESGHKVLEIGTGSGYQAAVLGEMGADVYSVERIRKLFIAARTLLFEMRYFNIRLKLDDGTMGWPDEAPFDRIIVTAGGPEIPQYLIDQLADNGRMIIPVGTEKRRQQLILVTKEDGKITEKDMGGCAFVDLVGKQGW, from the coding sequence GTGCGGATTGATCCAAAGTTCAGCAGAGCTAAAATGGTAGAAGAGCAGATTGTGGCCAGAGGCGTGGTTGATCAAAATGTTCTTTCAGCCATGCGGAAAATTCCAAGACATCTTTTTGTTCAGGGAGCTCTTGCTGATAGAGCCTACGCGGACAGCGCGCTACCTATCGGAGAAGGACAGACCATTTCTCAGCCGTTTATCGTCGCTTTCATGTCAGAATTATTGCAGATTGAGTCCGGTCATAAAGTTCTGGAAATCGGGACAGGATCTGGGTATCAAGCTGCGGTGCTAGGCGAAATGGGCGCAGATGTCTATTCTGTGGAAAGGATACGTAAACTGTTTATAGCCGCGCGAACTCTTCTGTTTGAAATGAGATATTTTAATATTCGTCTAAAGCTTGATGACGGAACTATGGGCTGGCCGGATGAAGCTCCTTTTGATCGAATTATTGTTACAGCCGGCGGACCGGAAATACCTCAATATTTGATAGATCAGCTTGCCGACAATGGAAGAATGATTATACCTGTCGGGACGGAAAAAAGACGGCAGCAGCTGATTCTGGTCACCAAGGAAGACGGTAAAATTACAGAAAAAGATATGGGTGGATGCGCGTTTGTTGATCTTGTCGGTAAACAGGGTTGGTAA
- the trxA gene encoding thioredoxin, with product MSLQVTDSTFQEEVLNNDKPVLVDFWAPWCGPCRAMGPVIDELAEEFSDKIKICKMNVDDNPSSPGKYGIRAIPTLILFKDGEVVDQTTGAVSKSSIKEMITSKAL from the coding sequence ATGTCTTTACAGGTAACAGATTCCACTTTTCAAGAAGAAGTTCTAAATAATGATAAACCGGTTCTGGTTGATTTCTGGGCCCCCTGGTGTGGCCCTTGTCGCGCTATGGGTCCTGTAATAGATGAACTTGCTGAAGAATTTTCAGATAAGATTAAAATTTGTAAGATGAATGTTGATGACAACCCTTCATCACCCGGTAAGTACGGCATTCGTGCTATTCCTACTCTTATCCTTTTTAAAGACGGAGAAGTTGTTGATCAAACTACAGGTGCTGTTTCTAAAAGCAGTATTAAGGAAATGATTACTAGCAAGGCTCTGTAA
- the trxB gene encoding thioredoxin-disulfide reductase, which produces MKSYDAIVIGGGPAGMAAALYLVRAGVKILVVEKLASGGQMLLTEELENYPGFPDGIKGYELADQMAEHVNKYKFDKILDEVQQIIPGKGSHEIIVAGVYYKARTVIITTGVVFRKLKVPNEEKLLGRGVSYCALCDGNFYKNKVVAVVGGGNSALEESLYLARLVKKIYLIHRRSEFRGLKCYQDKCNADSKIIPVLNSVVSRIVGDSEVVGIEIKDTVTNEYTVLDVDGVFIFVGFNPVSTFFPAELQLDQSGFIKTTCEMETNIPGIFAAGDIRSKNCRQVVTAVGDGATAATAAFAYLEHNNA; this is translated from the coding sequence ATGAAGTCTTATGACGCTATTGTTATAGGGGGCGGACCGGCCGGAATGGCGGCCGCCCTTTATCTTGTCAGGGCAGGTGTGAAAATACTTGTCGTTGAGAAGTTAGCGTCCGGCGGGCAGATGCTTCTTACAGAAGAGCTTGAGAATTATCCCGGTTTTCCGGATGGAATTAAAGGTTATGAGCTTGCTGATCAAATGGCGGAGCATGTTAACAAATATAAATTTGATAAAATTCTAGATGAAGTTCAACAGATTATTCCTGGAAAAGGGTCGCATGAGATTATTGTAGCTGGCGTTTATTACAAGGCCAGAACTGTTATTATTACTACCGGGGTTGTTTTTAGAAAGCTAAAAGTTCCTAATGAAGAAAAACTTCTCGGACGCGGCGTTTCGTATTGCGCTCTATGTGACGGTAATTTTTACAAAAATAAAGTTGTTGCTGTTGTCGGTGGTGGAAATTCTGCCCTTGAAGAGTCACTTTACCTTGCAAGGCTCGTAAAGAAAATATATCTCATACATCGCAGATCAGAGTTTAGAGGGCTTAAGTGTTATCAGGATAAATGTAACGCTGATTCTAAAATCATTCCGGTTTTAAATTCCGTAGTATCCCGCATTGTCGGAGATAGCGAAGTGGTAGGTATCGAAATAAAGGATACTGTTACCAATGAATATACTGTCTTAGATGTTGATGGCGTTTTTATTTTTGTAGGATTCAATCCTGTAAGTACTTTTTTTCCTGCTGAGCTTCAATTGGATCAATCCGGTTTCATCAAAACGACTTGTGAAATGGAAACCAATATTCCCGGTATCTTTGCCGCCGGAGATATTCGATCCAAAAATTGTCGGCAGGTAGTTACCGCAGTAGGTGACGGCGCAACGGCTGCAACTGCAGCTTTTGCGTATTTGGAACACAACAATGCGTAA
- a CDS encoding tetratricopeptide repeat protein: MQSKIEWYQEVLALEPSSKVFFPLARLYVEMGSLEKAVTALRMGLDRHPDYLEARLLLVETLAKLDRASEAKAAVAPLTRLFSSYPSFWKMWGDSVSEGNTDVAGAMAFLFSALHGTPLSWSDVMSEGIRKLTGIGSFSAGTSMSETDKEFGSKTIKNVDLSDSEILSREIELASAGIDADGEIDDDVLTSPTVMDGLRTRTMADVLASQGELVGALDIYRDLLAHADVSHKDELLKIMADISSRIGTEHNNCKGDDCDECDDPYVKHSKSKLMSTLELLAERLEARASR; encoded by the coding sequence ATGCAAAGCAAAATTGAGTGGTATCAGGAAGTCTTGGCACTGGAACCCAGCTCTAAAGTTTTTTTCCCTTTAGCTCGTCTTTATGTTGAAATGGGTAGTCTTGAGAAAGCTGTAACAGCTCTCAGAATGGGGCTTGACCGCCACCCTGATTACCTTGAAGCCCGCTTGCTGCTTGTTGAAACTCTTGCCAAGCTCGATAGAGCTTCTGAAGCTAAAGCTGCGGTTGCTCCACTCACAAGACTATTTTCTTCATATCCCTCGTTTTGGAAAATGTGGGGAGATTCCGTATCTGAAGGCAACACTGATGTTGCAGGAGCAATGGCGTTTTTGTTTTCTGCGCTCCACGGCACGCCGCTTTCATGGTCTGATGTTATGTCTGAGGGAATTAGAAAGTTAACAGGCATCGGTTCCTTTTCAGCTGGAACAAGTATGTCTGAAACTGATAAAGAATTCGGTTCCAAGACAATTAAAAATGTTGATTTATCCGATAGTGAAATTTTATCTCGCGAGATTGAGCTTGCTTCAGCCGGAATTGATGCTGACGGCGAAATCGATGATGATGTACTGACCAGCCCGACAGTTATGGATGGTTTACGGACTAGAACCATGGCCGATGTGTTAGCTTCGCAGGGAGAACTTGTCGGGGCTTTGGATATCTATCGTGATCTTCTTGCCCATGCGGATGTTTCTCATAAAGATGAATTGCTTAAGATTATGGCTGATATTTCTTCTCGAATCGGTACAGAACACAATAATTGCAAAGGCGATGATTGTGATGAATGTGATGATCCATATGTTAAACATTCTAAAAGTAAATTAATGAGCACACTTGAGCTGCTTGCTGAACGGCTTGAAGCCAGAGCATCCCGTTAA
- a CDS encoding DUF368 domain-containing protein, protein MNLIQAWNNGPGPSSIREYLILILKGLCMGVADIIPGVSGGTMAFITGIYDELIDSIRSFNGTFIKKLVTFDLMGAVAEPHLKFLIPLLFGILLAMVSVANIIHSLLVNHPVQVWSLFFGLIASSILVVGRKIGNFSAKNIFCGILGAIFSFILVGLIPVTTPDTLWFVFLCASISICAMILPGISGAFILLLLGKYEYVTGALRNPALPENTAILIAFVCGCAFGISLFSRALHYFLEKHHGVTISILTGFMAGAMRKVWPWKDVLESVVIRGKTHVLSEANVLPPAYNGDFAMAVGLMLTGFAIVLILEWISSAQRG, encoded by the coding sequence ATGAATTTAATTCAAGCATGGAACAACGGACCCGGACCGAGCTCAATTCGTGAGTATCTTATTTTGATACTCAAAGGGCTTTGCATGGGCGTTGCCGATATAATTCCGGGAGTATCCGGCGGTACAATGGCTTTCATTACCGGTATTTACGATGAATTAATAGACTCAATCCGTTCATTTAACGGAACTTTTATAAAAAAGTTGGTTACATTCGATTTAATGGGCGCAGTGGCGGAACCTCATTTAAAATTTCTTATTCCGCTTCTCTTCGGTATACTTCTGGCTATGGTTTCAGTTGCCAATATAATCCATTCTCTTCTTGTCAATCATCCGGTACAAGTCTGGTCACTCTTTTTCGGGCTTATTGCGTCTTCCATTTTAGTGGTTGGCAGAAAAATCGGTAATTTTTCGGCAAAAAATATTTTCTGCGGTATACTCGGGGCAATTTTCAGCTTTATTTTAGTTGGATTGATTCCTGTTACGACTCCTGATACTTTATGGTTTGTTTTTCTGTGTGCTTCGATCTCGATTTGTGCCATGATTCTGCCGGGGATAAGCGGAGCCTTTATTCTGCTCTTACTTGGTAAATATGAGTACGTAACGGGAGCATTGCGAAATCCGGCTTTACCTGAGAATACAGCTATATTGATTGCTTTTGTTTGCGGATGTGCGTTTGGAATTTCTCTTTTTTCACGTGCGCTTCATTATTTTCTCGAAAAGCACCATGGTGTTACAATCAGCATTCTTACCGGGTTTATGGCTGGAGCCATGCGGAAAGTATGGCCTTGGAAAGATGTACTTGAGTCTGTGGTTATTCGCGGAAAAACTCATGTTTTGAGTGAAGCCAATGTTCTTCCTCCCGCGTATAACGGTGATTTTGCAATGGCTGTCGGATTAATGCTTACTGGTTTTGCAATAGTACTGATTCTAGAATGGATATCTTCAGCTCAAAGGGGCTGA
- the fbp gene encoding class 1 fructose-bisphosphatase yields the protein MTQQITVTEHLLLHQKQIPGATGQFTHLFNELVLSAKIISRDVSKAGLVDVLGFTGEINVQGEEVKKLDEFANRILIHRMARSGVLCAMASEENADIIDIPHGLPQGSYIIIFDPLDGSSNTDVNVNIGTIFSIYRRKSKVGTPVQSSDVLQCCSEQVAAGYVLYGSSTMLVFTTGDGVHGFTLDPGVGEFLLSHPNMKIPERGKIYSVNEGYWSYWDEATKKVINHFKSADNINGHPYSLRYIGSLVADFHRNLIYGGIFMYPADHRDPHKPVGKLRLMCEAAPMAMLVEQAGGMATDGTKRILDIVPHELHQRVPLFIGSKHEVSVVRDIYEEQNG from the coding sequence ATGACCCAGCAGATAACAGTCACTGAACACCTTTTACTGCATCAAAAGCAGATTCCGGGTGCGACAGGACAGTTTACGCATCTTTTTAATGAGCTAGTTCTTTCGGCGAAGATTATATCACGAGACGTTAGTAAAGCCGGTCTTGTCGATGTTCTGGGATTTACCGGAGAAATAAATGTTCAAGGTGAAGAAGTAAAAAAACTTGATGAGTTCGCCAATAGGATTTTAATTCATCGCATGGCCCGGTCCGGAGTTCTGTGCGCAATGGCTTCAGAAGAAAATGCCGATATCATTGATATCCCGCACGGACTGCCACAGGGAAGTTATATAATAATTTTTGACCCTCTTGATGGATCGTCCAATACTGATGTTAATGTTAATATAGGAACTATTTTTTCGATTTACCGCCGCAAAAGTAAGGTTGGGACTCCTGTTCAATCTTCCGATGTACTTCAGTGCTGTTCAGAGCAGGTTGCGGCCGGCTATGTGCTGTACGGTTCATCAACCATGCTTGTTTTTACAACCGGAGACGGAGTTCATGGTTTTACTCTTGACCCGGGGGTCGGTGAATTTTTACTTTCGCATCCGAATATGAAAATTCCGGAAAGAGGAAAGATCTATTCAGTAAACGAAGGTTACTGGTCATATTGGGATGAGGCAACTAAGAAAGTCATCAATCATTTCAAATCCGCTGATAATATTAACGGACATCCGTACAGTCTGCGTTACATCGGTTCCCTAGTGGCTGATTTTCATCGTAACCTCATTTATGGCGGTATATTTATGTATCCGGCCGACCATAGGGATCCGCATAAGCCTGTCGGTAAACTGAGACTTATGTGTGAAGCCGCTCCAATGGCAATGCTGGTTGAGCAGGCCGGCGGTATGGCTACAGACGGCACAAAACGTATTCTTGATATTGTTCCTCATGAACTGCATCAAAGGGTTCCGCTGTTTATCGGATCAAAACATGAAGTCTCGGTTGTTCGTGATATTTATGAGGAGCAGAACGGCTAA
- the hysD gene encoding NiFeSe hydrogenase maturation protease — protein sequence MKKLLVLGVGNILLMDEGVGVHAIEELRKEEWPENVHMVDGGTFTQDLFHVLEGYDGLLVLDIVHADKEPGTVMTFEEEDLIQNEDQRLSLHDIDLIDSLHMAEMVGKRPKMRVIGMEPKSYTDWSLEMTPEIKKTFPHFLEVARKEVNRFLDEFNS from the coding sequence ATGAAAAAGCTGCTTGTTTTGGGCGTTGGAAATATTCTTCTTATGGATGAAGGGGTAGGGGTTCATGCCATTGAAGAATTACGCAAAGAAGAATGGCCTGAAAATGTTCATATGGTCGATGGCGGAACATTTACGCAGGATCTTTTTCATGTGCTTGAAGGATATGACGGACTTCTGGTGCTGGATATTGTCCATGCGGATAAAGAACCCGGAACAGTTATGACTTTTGAAGAAGAAGATCTCATTCAAAATGAAGACCAACGTTTATCTTTGCACGATATTGATCTTATTGATTCACTGCACATGGCCGAGATGGTCGGAAAACGCCCTAAAATGCGCGTAATCGGTATGGAACCTAAAAGCTACACTGATTGGAGTCTGGAAATGACTCCCGAAATTAAAAAAACTTTTCCGCATTTTTTGGAAGTAGCACGGAAAGAAGTGAACAGATTTCTTGATGAATTTAATAGTTGA
- the hysA gene encoding NiFeSe hydrogenase large subunit HysA: MSTSKIPAKDGKIKIAIDPVSRIEGHLKAEVVVKDGKVVDAWLTGGMYRGFENILVGRDPRDAAQLTQRLCGVCPTAHSTAACRALDDAFGVKLTTNGRVTRNLIFGANYLQSHLLHFYHLAALDFVRGPGKAPFVPRFDHPDLRLDEKTNAVAVDQYIKALEIRRICHEMVALFGGKMPHISGQVVGGTTEIPTQEKLAEYASRFKEVQKFVAETYLPTVYLIGSVYKDLFKIGGGYKNCMSYGVFPMNDDESTQLIKSGVYIEGKDEKFNPDLIKEYVKYSWFKDSCTDLHPSNGKTIPDLHKEGAYSFVKASRYNKKPVEVGPLARMWIHNPELSEIGKKQLKDLYGIKAVKFRDLGEDMAFSLMGRHVARAEEAFMVANAISYSWLKEVKPGEETYVESKIPVKAEGIGFTEAPRGSLLHYINIQDSKVANYQLMPATLWNTNPRDDMGQRGPVEQALIGCPVPDTGSPVDISRIIRSFDP; this comes from the coding sequence ATGTCGACATCTAAAATACCCGCTAAAGACGGGAAAATTAAAATTGCCATTGATCCGGTCAGCCGGATTGAAGGTCACCTCAAAGCTGAAGTTGTTGTTAAAGACGGAAAAGTTGTAGATGCATGGCTCACTGGCGGTATGTATCGCGGATTTGAGAATATTCTGGTCGGCCGCGATCCTCGCGATGCTGCGCAGTTGACTCAGAGACTTTGCGGTGTATGTCCTACAGCCCATTCAACGGCAGCCTGTCGTGCTCTTGATGATGCTTTCGGTGTAAAGCTTACCACAAACGGTAGAGTTACCCGTAACCTCATTTTCGGGGCTAACTATCTGCAGTCTCATCTTCTTCACTTTTATCATCTGGCAGCTCTGGATTTCGTCAGAGGTCCGGGTAAAGCTCCTTTTGTCCCCCGTTTTGATCATCCTGATCTTCGTCTTGATGAAAAAACAAATGCTGTTGCAGTAGACCAGTATATCAAGGCTCTTGAAATCCGCCGTATCTGCCATGAAATGGTAGCTCTTTTCGGTGGTAAAATGCCTCATATATCCGGTCAGGTTGTGGGCGGAACTACTGAAATTCCTACGCAGGAAAAACTTGCAGAATATGCCAGTCGCTTCAAGGAAGTTCAGAAGTTTGTAGCAGAAACATATCTTCCAACCGTTTATCTTATCGGGTCTGTTTATAAAGATCTGTTTAAAATCGGCGGCGGATACAAGAACTGCATGTCATACGGCGTATTCCCCATGAATGATGATGAGTCTACACAGCTCATTAAGTCCGGTGTTTACATTGAAGGCAAGGACGAAAAGTTTAATCCTGATCTTATCAAAGAGTATGTAAAATACTCATGGTTTAAAGATTCCTGTACGGATCTTCATCCAAGCAATGGTAAAACTATTCCTGATCTTCATAAAGAAGGTGCATACAGCTTCGTCAAAGCTTCCCGTTACAACAAGAAGCCTGTTGAAGTCGGCCCTCTTGCGCGTATGTGGATACATAACCCAGAACTCAGTGAAATCGGTAAAAAGCAGCTTAAAGATCTTTACGGTATCAAAGCTGTTAAATTCCGTGATCTCGGCGAAGATATGGCTTTTTCTCTCATGGGTCGTCATGTTGCCCGTGCGGAAGAAGCATTTATGGTTGCTAATGCAATTAGTTATTCCTGGCTCAAGGAAGTTAAACCGGGCGAAGAAACCTACGTTGAGTCCAAGATTCCTGTAAAGGCTGAAGGTATCGGATTTACCGAAGCTCCACGCGGTTCTTTGCTGCATTACATAAATATTCAGGACTCTAAAGTAGCCAACTACCAGCTTATGCCGGCTACTCTCTGGAACACCAACCCCCGTGATGACATGGGACAGCGTGGACCTGTTGAACAGGCTCTCATAGGATGCCCTGTTCCGGATACCGGAAGTCCTGTAGATATATCAAGGATCATTCGATCCTTTGATCCATGA
- a CDS encoding CBS domain-containing protein, giving the protein MLTVNDLMTTNLFTLNETDTLKMARSLMDLQRIRHIPIVNENRVFIGLITHRDILGATISQLAGIDPVTQGEIDSGIPVGEIMRTGIKTVTGETLLKEAAHLLLHHKYGCLPVVNEANELTGILTEADFLKLTISLMEALEPTE; this is encoded by the coding sequence ATGCTCACAGTTAATGACCTTATGACAACCAATCTGTTTACACTTAATGAGACTGACACCTTAAAAATGGCCCGTTCCTTGATGGATCTGCAAAGAATCAGACATATTCCCATCGTAAACGAGAATCGTGTTTTTATCGGTTTGATTACCCACAGAGACATACTCGGCGCGACAATTTCCCAATTGGCCGGAATAGACCCTGTAACGCAGGGTGAAATTGATTCAGGTATTCCCGTTGGTGAAATAATGAGAACCGGCATTAAAACCGTTACCGGTGAAACATTGCTGAAAGAAGCCGCGCATTTATTACTCCATCACAAATACGGATGCTTACCGGTGGTAAATGAAGCAAATGAACTGACAGGCATTTTAACTGAAGCGGACTTCCTTAAACTGACCATAAGCCTTATGGAAGCCTTGGAACCGACTGAATAG
- a CDS encoding Mrp/NBP35 family ATP-binding protein, producing MSSSCGSCSSGQKDGDKTSAAHALQNELISSTLKRIKYKIFVMSGKGGVGKSSVAVNIAAALADKGFKVGILDVDIHGPSVPHLLGITGQLEVERGNLVVPKRVNDNLHVVSMESLLKDPDQAVLWRGPMKTSAIRQFISDVQWGDLDFLVIDSPPGTGDEPMTVLKTIPESLAVVVTTPQEISLADVRKAINFLQYAKANIMGVVENMSGLICPHCKEHIDLFKKGGGKLLAEKYGLPFLGAIPLDPTAVVAADLGKPVVLLEEDSPAKTAFRDVADKIAKAAESSLEIASSTHI from the coding sequence ATGAGTTCATCATGTGGGTCCTGTTCATCAGGACAGAAAGACGGCGATAAAACAAGTGCCGCCCATGCTCTTCAGAATGAGTTAATTTCTTCTACCCTGAAGAGAATTAAATACAAAATTTTTGTTATGAGCGGTAAAGGCGGCGTCGGCAAAAGTTCTGTGGCTGTCAATATTGCGGCAGCTCTTGCGGATAAAGGCTTTAAAGTCGGTATCTTGGATGTTGATATTCACGGACCGAGCGTTCCTCATTTACTTGGAATTACCGGACAGCTTGAAGTTGAACGTGGAAATCTGGTTGTTCCTAAAAGAGTGAATGATAATCTTCATGTTGTTTCCATGGAATCATTGCTTAAAGATCCTGATCAGGCTGTTCTGTGGCGCGGACCGATGAAAACATCCGCTATCAGACAGTTTATTTCTGACGTTCAGTGGGGAGATTTGGATTTTCTGGTCATTGATTCCCCTCCGGGAACAGGTGACGAGCCTATGACAGTTCTTAAGACTATTCCTGAGTCCTTAGCTGTTGTTGTAACAACTCCACAGGAAATTTCTCTTGCAGATGTCCGCAAAGCCATTAATTTTCTCCAGTACGCCAAGGCTAATATCATGGGTGTTGTAGAAAATATGAGCGGTCTTATCTGCCCTCATTGCAAAGAGCACATAGATCTGTTTAAAAAGGGTGGCGGTAAACTGCTTGCCGAAAAATACGGATTGCCGTTCTTAGGGGCCATTCCTTTAGATCCAACAGCCGTTGTTGCTGCTGATCTTGGTAAACCGGTTGTTCTGCTTGAGGAAGATTCCCCAGCTAAAACCGCATTCAGAGATGTTGCGGATAAAATAGCAAAAGCTGCTGAAAGCAGTTTGGAAATTGCTTCCAGCACTCATATCTAG
- the tsaD gene encoding tRNA (adenosine(37)-N6)-threonylcarbamoyltransferase complex transferase subunit TsaD, translated as MLCLGIESSCDETGLALVRDGKFIAEKLASQVDVHALFGGVVPEIASREHLRALPALFRELMQEQALTADDIDVISVARGPGLQGCLLMGLNFAKGLALSTGATLIGVNHLWAHLMAAGLEQELQFPSLGLLVSGGHTHIYLIKSSSEFILLGRTLDDAAGEAFDKTAKLLNIPYPGGKIVDELARAGNADRKMFPTPYINNDNLDFSFSGLKTAAAMYVQDHPELRLSNMGIPDSETEDPEITRQRNDMFASFNYSVAKTLSVKTERALERNKGVKSLIVAGGVAANSVVRTVMTKVARKFSIPLVLPSPKFCTDNGAMVAFSGYLLAKEGFRHGLDLEAIPRGRVVPEDWIRVAQI; from the coding sequence ATGCTATGTCTCGGAATTGAAAGTTCATGCGATGAAACCGGACTGGCCTTGGTTCGAGATGGAAAATTTATTGCAGAAAAATTGGCTTCGCAGGTGGATGTACACGCTCTTTTCGGTGGCGTTGTCCCTGAAATTGCGTCCAGAGAACATTTGAGGGCTCTGCCTGCGTTGTTCCGTGAACTTATGCAGGAGCAGGCGCTTACGGCTGATGATATTGATGTGATATCTGTTGCCCGCGGACCTGGTCTTCAGGGATGCTTATTGATGGGGCTTAACTTTGCAAAAGGGCTGGCTCTTTCAACCGGAGCTACCTTGATAGGTGTTAATCATCTTTGGGCGCATTTGATGGCGGCAGGGCTTGAACAGGAATTACAATTCCCTTCACTCGGATTGCTGGTTTCCGGCGGGCATACGCACATTTATCTTATAAAAAGTTCGTCAGAATTCATTCTTTTAGGTAGAACTCTTGATGACGCTGCCGGTGAGGCTTTTGATAAGACTGCAAAATTATTAAATATTCCATATCCCGGTGGCAAAATTGTTGATGAACTGGCTCGCGCTGGTAATGCAGATCGTAAAATGTTTCCAACTCCTTATATTAACAATGATAATTTGGACTTCAGCTTTAGCGGACTGAAAACAGCGGCGGCTATGTACGTTCAGGATCATCCTGAACTTCGGCTTTCTAATATGGGAATTCCTGACTCAGAAACCGAAGATCCTGAAATCACACGGCAAAGAAATGATATGTTTGCATCGTTTAACTACTCGGTAGCAAAAACTCTAAGTGTTAAGACAGAACGCGCACTGGAGAGGAATAAGGGTGTTAAATCCCTGATTGTTGCAGGGGGAGTTGCCGCAAACTCGGTGGTTCGAACTGTCATGACTAAAGTTGCTCGTAAATTTTCAATTCCTTTAGTTTTGCCGTCGCCTAAATTTTGTACAGATAATGGTGCAATGGTTGCGTTTTCAGGTTATCTTCTAGCTAAAGAAGGGTTCAGGCACGGGCTTGATCTTGAAGCTATTCCAAGAGGTCGGGTTGTCCCCGAGGACTGGATTCGTGTTGCACAAATATAG